A region of Thermodesulfobacteriota bacterium DNA encodes the following proteins:
- a CDS encoding FecR family protein — MKFFSKYVLALIYTLSLIFAGISVGSASVGKVTVVEGSVDVLKAKKAEVTPVKVGDPVDIGDIYRTKTGSYAEIKFYNDSILRIGARTRVEIKEYMVEKERTSQVMKLHRGRIQAIATEEIVKKAAALVEGHKFEVHTPTAVAGIRGSNMLVGFSQGTTVVVFIKGRGYVFNPAQPHIILPISQGQVSFIKGDLPPSPPTKAPENFIKEEGRAFLRIEEVKKEEKREPSEEVRVTVTTTPDVGPSAPDVPVREAAIEDYAALRDIAFYERGFETLLPREVVGVSFVRTLAEIEPPRLPFYGVKKETLLEGALQIDTNKGRFLGRVDEKGRGDFSFSVQFPQLDSLPSPYIVSGILEGTSDKAGAFFGVQRSIIGSVDTLLSSFYVEGSTLYFLTGQGSGSYEANVLSSTGRLVRSEPIGNLSLKIPPGGNLLSALKDKVKSITFGSGPVTYSSFYSPPPENYFLRLDTGLLAGLFATQFYLSHQNQSPWRFSYDWFLPTQTSFEFQWLFGQAVWDYTDPTKGIGRGNLELIGYINNIGPIIGEATANIASRFYDSRDMLLVSSGTYIADVASFMVSSGVLPTSGFYEFRTEDGTVGFFRGSGPSQMAGFVVGKGDIWSSPSPIRFVGLYSPEKKKDFFFLDFVTADLNGVSPNYAFGFPVFKAGYALENTDCYGGIIGASIKDKFIAEGLAFYAKKIGNEYEVGYFKLSDLEGSFFPEIGSYTASGKIEISKLGTTNTLPDSMEHDDVILKVGSGPISGYLVVGTVSPSSTQWTLLMSALSANYTSVPTGNWVSKVGSFEAEKFWDFWYVNLFLGDLRGDAWDSLTRTFSATLSGTEINIESEPEGNYLFLHENAITFRGIFGEEKALGVGTGIVDESKKKPLNLANHFGVFGDALSVYTPISGNLYIREFIQKVQVDGHEEWHEDRRFLVVTEGMGYGIFKDSYRGEEAYYFPDGTMVEIDMGGKAIFRYGWRNIEYIRHDHLKRSQWLIPDDPTFQVWYSKFPNVKLLEKASGRVLGAIGGLGYPWGDKGTDLTIIGRYDGSEYPFFFNTPPLLGRFYDPENRREIGAYVLTLGGYVTGDERMSLWGRGLYIKDDGQEAGIFVFQDLEATFFRGIDMWQAKATIVREAVSSSNGASV, encoded by the coding sequence ATGAAGTTTTTTTCAAAATACGTCTTGGCTTTAATCTATACACTTTCTCTCATTTTTGCAGGCATATCGGTCGGGTCAGCATCTGTCGGTAAAGTAACAGTAGTCGAAGGTTCCGTCGACGTTTTAAAAGCAAAAAAAGCTGAGGTCACGCCGGTAAAAGTGGGAGATCCTGTCGACATAGGAGACATATACCGAACAAAAACTGGAAGTTACGCAGAGATCAAGTTCTATAACGATAGCATCCTCCGGATAGGAGCGAGAACTAGGGTGGAAATCAAAGAGTACATGGTGGAGAAAGAAAGGACAAGCCAAGTTATGAAGCTCCATAGGGGGAGGATCCAGGCTATAGCAACGGAAGAAATAGTAAAAAAAGCAGCCGCCTTAGTTGAGGGACACAAATTTGAAGTTCATACTCCCACTGCTGTTGCAGGAATCAGAGGTTCCAATATGCTTGTAGGTTTCTCTCAGGGGACAACAGTCGTTGTGTTTATAAAGGGAAGGGGTTACGTTTTTAATCCTGCACAGCCACACATTATCCTACCAATATCGCAAGGGCAGGTCTCTTTCATAAAAGGGGACCTTCCTCCATCTCCTCCCACAAAGGCTCCCGAAAATTTCATTAAAGAGGAGGGGAGGGCCTTTCTACGAATTGAAGAGGTAAAGAAAGAAGAGAAAAGAGAACCTTCTGAGGAAGTAAGAGTAACAGTTACAACTACCCCGGATGTAGGCCCAAGCGCGCCAGATGTCCCCGTAAGAGAGGCAGCTATTGAGGATTACGCAGCACTTAGGGACATCGCCTTTTATGAGCGAGGTTTCGAAACTTTACTTCCCAGAGAAGTCGTAGGTGTAAGCTTTGTCCGTACTTTGGCTGAGATAGAACCGCCGCGTCTTCCATTCTATGGGGTCAAAAAGGAAACTCTACTCGAGGGTGCTCTCCAAATAGACACAAATAAGGGAAGGTTTCTTGGACGAGTTGACGAAAAAGGTCGGGGAGATTTCAGCTTTTCAGTTCAATTTCCGCAACTTGATTCCTTGCCTTCACCGTATATTGTATCTGGCATCTTAGAGGGAACAAGTGACAAGGCTGGAGCATTCTTTGGAGTTCAAAGAAGTATAATAGGCTCTGTTGATACACTTTTAAGTTCCTTCTATGTCGAGGGATCTACCCTTTACTTTTTGACAGGTCAAGGTTCCGGAAGTTACGAAGCGAATGTGCTCTCATCTACGGGAAGGCTCGTACGGAGTGAACCTATTGGCAATTTAAGCTTGAAAATACCACCCGGTGGGAATCTTCTAAGCGCACTAAAAGACAAGGTAAAGTCTATAACATTTGGGTCTGGTCCAGTTACCTATTCGAGCTTTTATTCGCCTCCCCCTGAGAATTATTTTCTCAGGTTGGATACAGGTCTTCTTGCAGGCTTGTTCGCTACTCAGTTTTACCTTTCTCACCAAAATCAAAGTCCATGGCGCTTTTCATATGACTGGTTCTTGCCCACTCAGACCTCTTTTGAGTTCCAATGGTTATTTGGGCAAGCCGTTTGGGACTACACTGACCCTACAAAGGGTATAGGTCGCGGGAATTTGGAGCTTATAGGATACATAAATAACATAGGTCCGATCATAGGTGAGGCGACTGCTAATATTGCTTCTAGGTTTTACGATTCACGAGACATGCTACTTGTCAGTTCTGGAACGTACATAGCCGATGTTGCCTCCTTTATGGTTTCATCGGGGGTTCTGCCAACTAGTGGTTTCTACGAGTTTAGAACCGAAGATGGGACAGTAGGATTTTTCCGCGGCAGTGGACCAAGCCAGATGGCAGGCTTTGTTGTCGGAAAAGGTGATATATGGTCTTCTCCTTCTCCCATAAGGTTTGTCGGATTGTATTCGCCAGAAAAAAAGAAGGACTTTTTCTTTCTCGACTTTGTAACGGCTGATTTGAATGGGGTAAGTCCAAATTATGCTTTCGGCTTTCCAGTTTTCAAGGCCGGGTACGCACTAGAAAATACCGACTGTTACGGCGGCATAATAGGAGCATCGATTAAAGATAAATTCATAGCAGAAGGTTTAGCATTTTATGCAAAAAAGATCGGAAACGAATATGAGGTGGGGTACTTTAAACTTTCCGATCTGGAAGGGAGTTTCTTTCCTGAAATTGGATCATATACAGCAAGCGGAAAGATCGAAATCTCTAAATTGGGCACGACAAACACATTACCCGATTCTATGGAACATGACGATGTGATTTTGAAGGTTGGAAGTGGACCGATAAGTGGGTACTTAGTAGTTGGGACTGTAAGTCCTTCTTCTACCCAATGGACGCTCCTTATGTCAGCTCTAAGTGCTAACTATACCTCCGTACCCACAGGAAACTGGGTTTCAAAGGTAGGTAGTTTCGAAGCTGAAAAATTTTGGGATTTCTGGTACGTCAATCTCTTCCTTGGGGACCTAAGAGGAGATGCATGGGATAGCCTGACTCGGACCTTTTCTGCTACCCTTTCAGGCACTGAAATCAATATAGAATCGGAGCCGGAAGGGAATTATCTCTTTTTACACGAAAACGCTATTACCTTTAGAGGTATCTTCGGAGAAGAAAAAGCACTTGGTGTAGGAACGGGTATTGTGGATGAGTCAAAAAAGAAACCCCTCAATTTGGCAAACCATTTCGGTGTCTTTGGGGATGCCCTTTCCGTGTACACCCCCATTTCAGGAAATTTGTATATAAGAGAATTCATCCAGAAAGTACAGGTTGATGGACATGAGGAATGGCATGAAGACAGAAGATTCCTTGTGGTAACCGAAGGGATGGGCTACGGAATATTCAAGGATAGCTATAGAGGAGAGGAAGCCTATTACTTCCCAGATGGAACTATGGTTGAAATAGACATGGGAGGAAAAGCCATATTTCGATATGGATGGCGTAACATAGAATATATAAGGCACGATCATCTAAAGAGAAGCCAATGGCTCATCCCGGATGATCCAACTTTCCAAGTCTGGTACTCAAAATTCCCAAACGTGAAACTTCTTGAAAAAGCTTCCGGTAGGGTCTTAGGTGCTATCGGAGGTTTAGGGTACCCTTGGGGGGATAAAGGGACAGACCTGACAATAATTGGAAGATACGATGGTAGCGAGTATCCTTTCTTCTTCAATACCCCACCTCTCCTAGGAAGATTTTACGATCCCGAAAATCGTCGTGAAATTGGAGCATACGTACTTACCCTCGGAGGTTATGTAACAGGAGACGAAAGGATGTCCCTTTGGGGAAGGGGATTGTATATTAAAGACGATGGGCAAGAAGCGGGGATCTTCGTTTTCCAAGACCTAGAGGCAACATTCTTTAGGGGTATAGACATGTGGCAAGCAAAGGCGACAATTGTCCGTGAAGCCGTAAGTTCCAGTAATGGTGCCTCTGT
- a CDS encoding MoxR family ATPase yields MVREYRGSSKYIASKELMEIVNVAIALGKPLLIKGEPGTGKTLLAHSIAEALNKKLIVWNIKSTTKAKDGLYVYDTVQRLNDARFGDKDISNIRQYIKLGKLGQAFVSEEQVVLLIDEIDKADIEFPNDLLNELDEMSFYIPELNEEIKAKHRPIVVITSNAEKELPDAFLRRCIFHYIEFPTPEMMEEIVRVHFPDIETRLVREAIKRFYWIREIDGLKKKPSTSELLDWIKALIIGGIDPERISKEIPFIGTLLKSEHDTLKVERFLLGQKGHFEMRRRFL; encoded by the coding sequence ATGGTGCGAGAGTACAGGGGAAGTAGTAAGTACATCGCGTCAAAAGAGCTCATGGAGATCGTGAACGTAGCTATAGCTTTGGGAAAACCGCTTCTTATCAAAGGTGAGCCTGGAACTGGTAAGACCCTTCTTGCCCACAGCATAGCTGAGGCACTAAATAAAAAACTCATAGTCTGGAACATAAAGTCTACAACCAAGGCGAAAGACGGTCTATACGTCTACGATACTGTCCAGAGGTTGAACGATGCGAGGTTCGGGGATAAAGACATCTCCAATATTAGGCAGTACATAAAACTTGGAAAACTAGGACAGGCCTTTGTATCCGAAGAACAAGTCGTTTTACTGATCGATGAGATAGATAAAGCGGATATTGAGTTTCCAAACGACCTTCTCAATGAACTCGACGAGATGTCTTTTTACATTCCAGAGCTTAACGAAGAGATAAAGGCAAAACATAGACCCATAGTTGTCATAACGAGCAATGCCGAAAAGGAACTTCCGGATGCTTTTCTGCGGAGATGCATCTTCCACTACATAGAATTTCCAACTCCTGAGATGATGGAAGAGATAGTACGGGTCCATTTTCCGGACATAGAGACGAGACTCGTAAGGGAGGCGATAAAGAGATTTTACTGGATCCGTGAGATAGACGGGCTCAAAAAGAAGCCATCCACAAGCGAGCTCCTCGACTGGATCAAGGCCTTGATCATAGGCGGTATAGATCCAGAAAGGATAAGTAAGGAGATACCTTTTATTGGGACTTTGCTTAAAAGCGAACATGATACGCTAAAGGTGGAGAGGTTCCTACTTGGACAAAAGGGGCATTTTGAGATGAGAAGGAGGTTTTTGTAG
- a CDS encoding VWA domain-containing protein, which yields MFTGFFFKLREKGVPCTITEWLSFIEALHKGLFKSSLNHLYYIGRAFLVKSEAYYDMFDLAFQEYFGGIKTEDVEIEKVLSWLENPKNLPPLSPEEIEEFRKKMEEFQRNLDMEELLRQFRERLREQKERHDGGNKWIGTGGKSPFGAFGFHPGGIRVGGESFMQSAVKVAGERRYRNYRNDLILDTRQIRMALKRLRELKKEGAEELDLEGTVEKTAKEAGELELVYTKSRENSVRLILLMDTGGSMLPYTELCERLFSAASQMEHFKEFRYYYFHNCIYQDVFEDMANYKRVPTEKLFANFHSGYKVIIVGDARMAYSELFDVNGCIDYYYTNDRPGIEWLMRIREHFPYSVWLNPTPKHFWNHVTVDAIRKIFPMFELTLDGLKEAVSALISKSKQVQI from the coding sequence ATGTTTACGGGCTTTTTTTTCAAGCTCAGGGAAAAAGGAGTACCCTGTACGATAACTGAGTGGCTCTCCTTCATAGAGGCGCTCCATAAGGGTCTTTTTAAATCTAGCCTCAACCATCTCTACTACATAGGAAGAGCTTTCCTTGTAAAGAGCGAGGCCTACTACGACATGTTCGATCTTGCATTCCAAGAGTATTTCGGGGGAATCAAAACGGAGGACGTAGAAATCGAAAAAGTTCTCAGTTGGCTTGAGAATCCGAAAAACCTCCCCCCTTTAAGTCCAGAAGAGATTGAGGAATTCAGAAAGAAGATGGAAGAGTTTCAAAGAAACCTCGACATGGAAGAACTCTTAAGGCAGTTCCGGGAAAGGCTCCGTGAACAAAAAGAAAGGCATGACGGAGGAAACAAGTGGATAGGTACAGGTGGAAAATCTCCTTTTGGAGCTTTTGGTTTCCATCCTGGAGGAATAAGGGTTGGGGGAGAATCTTTCATGCAGTCTGCGGTTAAAGTTGCAGGAGAAAGGAGATACAGAAATTACAGAAACGACCTCATACTCGACACAAGGCAAATAAGGATGGCCTTAAAGAGATTAAGAGAGCTCAAAAAAGAAGGGGCGGAAGAGCTCGATCTGGAAGGTACCGTTGAAAAAACGGCCAAAGAAGCTGGTGAACTCGAACTCGTCTACACAAAATCCAGGGAAAACTCAGTAAGGCTTATCCTCCTTATGGATACGGGCGGTTCCATGCTTCCTTACACTGAACTTTGCGAAAGACTCTTTTCGGCTGCATCCCAGATGGAGCATTTTAAGGAGTTCAGGTACTATTATTTCCACAACTGCATCTATCAGGATGTATTCGAGGACATGGCCAACTACAAAAGGGTCCCAACTGAAAAGCTATTCGCTAACTTCCACAGCGGCTACAAGGTAATAATAGTTGGGGATGCGAGAATGGCTTACTCTGAACTATTCGACGTGAATGGCTGCATAGACTACTATTACACCAATGACAGACCTGGAATCGAATGGCTAATGAGGATAAGGGAACACTTTCCCTATTCAGTGTGGCTAAATCCTACGCCCAAACATTTTTGGAATCACGTAACCGTCGATGCGATAAGGAAAATATTCCCTATGTTTGAGCTGACCTTAGACGGGCTTAAAGAGGCTGTTTCGGCTTTAATTTCGAAATCCAAACAAGTCCAAATCTAA
- the ispG gene encoding flavodoxin-dependent (E)-4-hydroxy-3-methylbut-2-enyl-diphosphate synthase produces the protein MEIHRKRTKAIKVGNVMIGGGNPIVVQSMLKTNPENVEGSLNQLRELKRAGCEIVRIALPTEESLNLIPFFKKEVNIPIVGDVHFHIKIAQRAMEMGIDCIRINPGTINNVRKVKEVAKFALETKTPIRIGINSGSVERRVLKKYGRPTSDAMVESALYYTKLFEDVGWTEIKVSLKGSDVLETVDAYRKFASQTNYPLHVGITEAGPIFSGAIKSAIGIGILLSEGIGDTIRVSLTAHPVYEVIAAYRILASLNLRKRGLNIIACPMCGRCKVDLKGIVDEFERQTVHIEKPLKVAIMGCEVNGPGEAKDADIGIAFGAKSAVIFARGIVIRRNVPHELAREILEEELYRLL, from the coding sequence ATGGAAATCCATAGAAAGAGGACAAAAGCGATAAAAGTCGGAAACGTAATGATAGGAGGAGGAAATCCGATAGTCGTACAGTCTATGCTCAAGACGAACCCGGAGAACGTGGAGGGAAGCTTAAACCAGCTAAGGGAGCTAAAAAGGGCAGGTTGCGAAATAGTAAGGATAGCTCTGCCTACGGAGGAGAGCTTAAATCTTATCCCCTTTTTCAAAAAGGAGGTCAATATCCCTATCGTTGGAGACGTACACTTCCACATAAAGATCGCCCAAAGAGCTATGGAGATGGGGATAGACTGCATAAGGATAAATCCTGGGACTATAAACAACGTCCGAAAAGTAAAAGAGGTTGCAAAGTTCGCACTAGAAACGAAGACACCTATAAGAATAGGGATCAACTCTGGCTCCGTTGAAAGGAGGGTCCTTAAAAAATACGGAAGGCCAACCTCAGATGCGATGGTGGAAAGCGCCCTTTACTACACCAAGCTCTTTGAAGATGTAGGATGGACAGAGATCAAAGTCTCTCTTAAAGGTTCGGACGTTTTAGAGACCGTAGATGCCTATAGAAAATTCGCAAGCCAGACCAATTATCCATTACATGTAGGTATAACTGAGGCAGGTCCCATCTTTTCAGGGGCCATAAAATCTGCCATAGGGATAGGTATCCTTTTAAGCGAGGGAATTGGAGATACGATAAGGGTGTCCCTTACGGCCCATCCGGTATATGAGGTCATCGCAGCTTACCGGATCCTTGCAAGTCTCAATTTGAGAAAGCGTGGTCTAAATATCATTGCATGTCCAATGTGCGGAAGGTGTAAAGTCGACTTAAAAGGGATAGTGGACGAGTTTGAAAGACAAACGGTCCACATAGAGAAACCTTTAAAGGTTGCCATTATGGGTTGCGAAGTAAACGGACCTGGCGAGGCAAAGGATGCAGACATTGGAATTGCTTTTGGAGCGAAAAGTGCCGTCATATTCGCGCGCGGAATTGTGATAAGAAGGAATGTACCCCATGAACTGGCAAGGGAGATTTTGGAAGAAGAACTCTATCGACTACTTTAG
- the ttdA gene encoding L(+)-tartrate dehydratase subunit alpha has product MDEKKRAYLLDIISKFIGLVSIKLPDDVWEGILGLSMEEKDERASLIFKAMTENQRIADTEKRPCCQDTGVVNFFVKAGSTFPYLGELRSILTEAVRKATLDVPLRHNTVSIFEGRNFGDNLGDGMPFIFWEIEKGSEIELSVYLAGGGCSLPGRSYTFMPSDGYEAIVRYIFDTSVEWGINACPPLTLGIGIAGSSDIASYLSKKALLRPIGKPSDNPYAQRFESILKDGLDRIGIGPQGLGGLKSVLAVQVEVAARHPSTISVGLSIGCWSLRKGTLLIDKDLNYEILSHRGTSL; this is encoded by the coding sequence ATGGATGAAAAGAAAAGGGCTTATCTTCTCGATATCATAAGTAAATTTATCGGTTTAGTGAGTATTAAGCTTCCAGATGACGTATGGGAAGGTATTTTAGGTCTTTCGATGGAAGAGAAAGACGAAAGGGCATCCCTTATCTTTAAGGCCATGACCGAAAACCAGAGGATCGCGGATACGGAAAAGAGACCCTGCTGTCAGGATACAGGGGTCGTAAATTTCTTTGTGAAAGCGGGATCGACTTTTCCTTATCTCGGAGAATTGAGATCGATTCTCACTGAGGCCGTAAGAAAAGCGACTTTAGATGTTCCTCTAAGGCACAACACTGTATCCATATTCGAAGGGAGAAACTTTGGGGACAACTTGGGGGATGGGATGCCTTTTATCTTCTGGGAGATAGAAAAGGGGAGTGAAATAGAACTGAGCGTATACCTTGCAGGTGGTGGATGCAGCCTTCCTGGACGGTCGTACACTTTTATGCCATCTGACGGGTATGAGGCGATCGTAAGGTATATCTTTGACACTTCTGTAGAATGGGGTATAAATGCGTGTCCGCCCCTTACCCTTGGAATAGGGATAGCTGGATCCTCGGATATAGCTTCATACCTTTCTAAAAAAGCATTGCTAAGACCGATTGGGAAGCCAAGTGATAATCCATACGCACAAAGATTTGAAAGCATCTTAAAGGATGGACTGGATAGGATCGGTATTGGACCTCAAGGACTTGGAGGTTTAAAGAGTGTTCTTGCAGTTCAAGTAGAGGTAGCGGCAAGACATCCTTCTACAATTTCTGTCGGTTTAAGCATAGGTTGCTGGTCTTTGAGGAAGGGGACACTCCTTATCGACAAAGACTTAAATTACGAAATTTTGTCCCACAGAGGAACCTCACTGTGA
- the ttdB gene encoding L(+)-tartrate dehydratase subunit beta, translated as MKKLIHSPVRADEIEDLKIGDIFWLEGTVLTIRDVGHRRVVVDNIELPVRSEGLAIFHAGPIVKKEDGRLTVVSIGPTTSMRMEKYEYEFIRRTKVKIVIGKGGMGKETQKACAEFKAIHCIYPGGCGALCAKQVVEIADVKWTDLGMPEALYVLKVKDFGPLVVSIDTQGRNLMEERKKVYISRKEEILGNLLTEVKSFR; from the coding sequence GTGAAAAAGTTGATCCATAGCCCTGTAAGAGCCGACGAGATAGAAGATCTAAAAATCGGCGATATCTTCTGGCTTGAAGGCACAGTTTTGACAATAAGGGATGTAGGTCATAGAAGGGTCGTTGTGGATAATATTGAGCTTCCCGTACGGAGTGAAGGTTTGGCCATTTTCCATGCGGGACCTATAGTTAAAAAGGAGGATGGTAGGCTTACTGTTGTCTCCATAGGACCCACAACTTCCATGAGAATGGAAAAATACGAGTACGAGTTCATAAGAAGGACTAAAGTAAAAATAGTAATTGGGAAGGGTGGGATGGGGAAAGAGACTCAAAAAGCGTGTGCAGAGTTTAAAGCGATCCACTGCATATATCCTGGAGGATGCGGTGCCCTCTGCGCGAAACAGGTGGTGGAGATAGCTGATGTGAAATGGACAGATCTTGGAATGCCAGAGGCACTTTACGTCCTTAAGGTCAAGGATTTTGGGCCACTTGTTGTCTCAATCGACACTCAAGGCAGAAACCTCATGGAAGAGAGAAAAAAGGTTTACATCTCGAGAAAGGAGGAAATACTCGGTAATCTTTTGACTGAAGTCAAGTCTTTTAGGTAG
- a CDS encoding MTAP family purine nucleoside phosphorylase, protein MFAIIGGSSLFTSNIFENWEERKIETPFGRVLLKIADRAIFLQRHGEDLLPPHRINHKANIWALKEMKVEKIFAINSTGSLKKSLKPGSFLVPDDFFCPWMIPTFFDRELKFSIPRFDPRVIEIIYDVAKETGMKVKKGGIYVQTLGPRFETLSEIKFFKKVGDVIGMTLASEATLSIECGIPYGSLCSIDNYCHGLGEKVLTIEEVKKAQRESLAQIERFIENLLRRGGE, encoded by the coding sequence ATGTTTGCCATAATCGGGGGTTCTTCACTTTTTACGTCGAATATATTTGAGAATTGGGAAGAAAGAAAGATTGAGACTCCTTTCGGTCGAGTTTTATTGAAGATTGCCGATCGTGCTATTTTCCTTCAAAGGCACGGGGAGGATCTCCTTCCTCCGCACAGAATAAACCATAAGGCCAACATATGGGCGCTAAAAGAGATGAAGGTAGAAAAAATATTTGCCATAAATTCAACCGGAAGTTTAAAAAAGAGTCTCAAACCAGGAAGCTTTCTTGTGCCGGACGACTTTTTCTGTCCCTGGATGATACCTACATTCTTCGACAGAGAGCTTAAGTTCTCTATCCCTAGGTTCGATCCAAGAGTGATCGAAATTATCTATGATGTGGCAAAAGAGACGGGCATGAAGGTAAAAAAGGGCGGAATTTACGTCCAGACTCTCGGGCCAAGATTTGAGACTTTATCAGAGATAAAGTTTTTCAAAAAAGTAGGAGACGTCATTGGAATGACACTTGCCTCTGAGGCTACCCTTTCAATCGAATGTGGTATTCCTTACGGCAGCTTATGTTCAATCGATAACTACTGTCACGGTCTTGGAGAGAAGGTCTTAACGATTGAAGAAGTAAAGAAGGCCCAAAGAGAAAGTCTCGCCCAAATAGAGAGGTTCATCGAGAATTTGCTAAGAAGGGGAGGAGAATGA
- a CDS encoding amidohydrolase — translation MRILIKNVILNGKTTDIYINSGKIEEIGLGLKKEAEKIINGECKVALPSFINGHTHAAMTIFRGYADDMPLSKWLTEKIWVLESKLTEEDVYWGAKLACLEMIKNGITVFNDMYWHWEATARATKEMGLRGFISAVFIDMFDEKKAKEQIELNLKLYELSKEFMPNVVFTLGPHAIYSVSKESLTWTRDFSEKNGTLVHMHLSETEDEVRFAQERYNMSPVEFLDSIGLLSERFIGCHGCWLSEKECEILGKRGAKLVHMPVSNMKLAVGKVIPHSFLSKFKVDYCLGTDGCASNNNLDMMETMKFASLLAKFSTGDPTILNAPYVYELATKKAASIFNLGEWEIKVGLETDIILVDLLRPELTPNFDLYSDIVYSANGYCVDTVICMGNVIMENRVVPGEEEIIRNAKKVARSLVKRI, via the coding sequence ATGAGGATACTCATAAAAAACGTAATTCTTAACGGAAAGACGACAGACATTTACATAAATAGTGGAAAGATAGAGGAGATAGGTTTGGGACTAAAAAAAGAAGCGGAAAAAATAATAAACGGCGAATGTAAAGTTGCCCTTCCTTCCTTCATAAATGGCCACACCCATGCGGCAATGACGATCTTTAGGGGATATGCCGATGATATGCCGCTTAGTAAGTGGCTTACTGAAAAGATATGGGTTTTGGAGAGTAAGCTCACTGAAGAGGACGTTTACTGGGGAGCAAAACTCGCCTGCCTCGAGATGATAAAGAACGGGATTACCGTCTTTAACGACATGTACTGGCACTGGGAGGCTACGGCGCGTGCGACAAAGGAGATGGGACTTAGGGGCTTTATAAGTGCGGTCTTTATAGACATGTTCGATGAGAAAAAGGCAAAGGAACAGATAGAGCTGAATTTAAAACTATACGAATTGTCGAAAGAGTTCATGCCAAATGTAGTATTCACACTCGGTCCCCACGCCATCTATTCTGTCTCGAAGGAAAGTCTCACATGGACGAGGGATTTTTCTGAAAAAAACGGAACCTTAGTACACATGCATCTTTCAGAAACGGAAGACGAAGTAAGATTTGCCCAAGAGAGATACAACATGAGCCCCGTTGAATTTCTGGATTCCATAGGTCTCCTTTCTGAGAGATTCATCGGATGCCATGGCTGCTGGCTTTCCGAGAAGGAATGCGAAATTTTGGGAAAAAGAGGTGCGAAACTCGTTCATATGCCCGTCTCTAACATGAAACTCGCGGTGGGAAAAGTTATACCCCACTCTTTTCTCTCGAAATTCAAAGTGGATTACTGCCTTGGAACTGATGGATGTGCATCCAACAACAACTTGGACATGATGGAGACTATGAAGTTTGCCTCTCTTTTGGCAAAATTCTCAACAGGGGATCCGACTATCCTTAATGCCCCATACGTTTATGAGCTGGCGACAAAAAAGGCAGCATCTATCTTCAATCTGGGAGAATGGGAAATAAAGGTGGGGCTTGAGACTGACATAATCCTTGTCGATCTTTTAAGACCCGAGTTAACCCCAAACTTCGATCTTTACTCCGACATTGTTTATTCCGCCAATGGGTACTGTGTAGATACTGTAATCTGTATGGGAAATGTTATAATGGAGAATAGAGTCGTTCCTGGGGAAGAAGAAATAATTAGAAACGCAAAAAAGGTTGCAAGATCTTTGGTTAAGAGAATTTAA
- a CDS encoding Mut7-C RNAse domain-containing protein, which translates to MKFICDSMLGRLAKYLRILGLNAIYYRPSKKGKEFIFEEPYYFFTRRKVSPYMNTIYIKSDKVQDQLKEIKEIIRPYIDPSLVMSRCIECNRELEYVEKEKVEPFVPEYVFHTQKEFRICPQCKKIYWSGSHVENMSKWIKEILEK; encoded by the coding sequence ATGAAATTCATATGTGATTCGATGCTTGGAAGGCTTGCCAAGTATTTGAGGATACTAGGCCTTAACGCGATCTACTACAGGCCTTCAAAGAAGGGGAAAGAGTTCATCTTTGAAGAACCCTATTACTTTTTTACGAGGAGGAAGGTATCTCCCTACATGAACACGATTTACATAAAATCCGACAAAGTCCAGGATCAGCTAAAGGAGATAAAGGAGATCATAAGACCGTATATAGATCCTTCCCTTGTTATGTCGAGGTGTATAGAGTGTAATAGGGAACTGGAGTATGTGGAGAAGGAGAAAGTGGAACCTTTCGTTCCTGAATATGTCTTTCACACCCAAAAAGAGTTTAGGATCTGTCCACAATGCAAAAAGATATACTGGAGTGGCTCCCACGTGGAAAACATGTCAAAGTGGATAAAAGAGATTTTGGAAAAGTGA